The following proteins are encoded in a genomic region of Candidatus Methylospira mobilis:
- the zigA gene encoding zinc metallochaperone GTPase ZigA, with product MLQQNTSNTCQPKLPVTVLSGFLGAGKTTLLNHILSNRENRRVAVIVNDMSEVNIDAALVRNEVALNRSEEKLVEMSNGCICCTLREDLLIEVGQLAKEGRFDYLVIESTGIAEPLPIAETFTFRNDDGVSLSDIARLDTLVTVVDAVNFMRDYMDAISLKEAGESLGEEDERNVADLLVDQIEFANVILISKIDLIGSDEVFNLRAILRSLNAEAEIVPMVMGQAPLNKVLDTGLFDFAKAEQAPGWLKELRGEHVPETEEYDISSFVYSARRPFHPQRFYDYLHHSDWENGTLLRSKGFFWLASRHEYAGSWSQAGGIMHHDMAGRWWASVPEQQWPQEYLDDILVNWSEPFGDCRQELVFIGQNINVQQARRELDSCLLTDDELAAGSNIWQAYSDPFPAWYQEQPAS from the coding sequence ATGCTTCAGCAAAATACCAGCAACACATGCCAACCTAAACTGCCCGTTACAGTGCTGTCCGGTTTTCTCGGTGCAGGCAAGACGACCCTGCTCAATCATATACTCAGCAACCGTGAAAATCGCCGGGTAGCTGTGATCGTCAACGATATGAGTGAAGTCAACATCGACGCAGCCTTGGTAAGGAACGAGGTCGCGCTGAACCGCTCCGAGGAAAAGCTGGTCGAGATGAGTAACGGCTGCATTTGCTGCACCTTACGCGAAGATTTGCTGATAGAGGTTGGGCAGTTGGCCAAGGAAGGCCGTTTCGATTATCTGGTTATTGAATCCACCGGCATCGCCGAACCGTTGCCCATCGCCGAAACTTTCACCTTTCGCAATGATGACGGCGTTAGCCTGTCAGACATCGCGCGCCTGGATACGCTGGTCACCGTGGTGGATGCCGTGAACTTCATGCGTGATTACATGGATGCCATAAGCCTGAAAGAAGCAGGAGAATCTCTAGGAGAAGAGGATGAGCGTAATGTCGCCGACTTACTGGTGGATCAGATCGAGTTTGCCAATGTCATCCTAATTTCCAAAATTGATCTTATTGGAAGCGATGAAGTTTTCAACCTCAGAGCCATCCTGCGCAGTCTCAACGCCGAAGCTGAAATTGTACCTATGGTGATGGGGCAAGCACCGCTGAATAAAGTGCTGGATACCGGTCTGTTCGACTTCGCCAAGGCCGAGCAAGCACCGGGCTGGCTCAAGGAATTACGCGGCGAACATGTGCCGGAAACGGAAGAATACGACATTTCCAGTTTTGTATACAGCGCGCGGAGGCCGTTTCACCCGCAGCGTTTTTACGACTACCTGCATCACAGCGACTGGGAAAACGGCACGCTGCTACGCTCCAAGGGTTTCTTCTGGCTGGCGTCGCGTCACGAATACGCGGGAAGCTGGTCGCAGGCGGGCGGCATCATGCATCACGACATGGCTGGGCGCTGGTGGGCCTCAGTGCCTGAACAGCAATGGCCGCAGGAATATCTGGACGATATCCTGGTCAACTGGTCCGAGCCATTCGGCGACTGCCGCCAGGAACTGGTGTTCATCGGTCAAAACATCAATGTCCAACAAGCGCGCCGCGAACTTGATTCCTGTCTGCTGACTGATGACGAATTGGCCGCAGGCAGCAACATTTGGCAGGCCTATTCAGACCCGTTTCCGGCCTGGTATCAGGAGCAGCCTGCATCATGA
- a CDS encoding DUF7676 family protein, whose protein sequence is MTTAICDSTVLNRETVENPGGTSTEYTFFEPTEENMKMLSQDLFSKNWNRIVVGPCVEGAVFEVRFTEEPKLSYLDGYLTVDLGYWHFHLCIGPHNNCPDEELRKNRPVAKIGFFEMRGGKCGGGRSWGLRLWNGFGDQLITVFLPSPFLSDEQRVLPEPEWERLDLYYRLREKYLGEPKPDNFMPTD, encoded by the coding sequence ATGACAACGGCAATCTGTGACTCAACCGTTCTCAATCGTGAGACGGTTGAAAATCCGGGCGGCACAAGCACTGAATATACATTCTTCGAACCTACGGAAGAAAATATGAAGATGCTGTCGCAAGACCTTTTCTCGAAAAACTGGAACAGGATTGTTGTTGGCCCCTGTGTTGAAGGTGCCGTTTTCGAAGTACGTTTTACAGAAGAACCAAAACTTTCCTATCTTGACGGCTATTTGACCGTTGATCTGGGTTACTGGCATTTTCATCTTTGTATTGGGCCGCACAATAATTGCCCGGATGAAGAGCTGAGAAAAAATCGTCCCGTTGCCAAAATTGGGTTTTTCGAAATGCGTGGCGGCAAATGCGGCGGTGGACGCAGTTGGGGTTTACGATTATGGAACGGCTTTGGCGATCAACTGATAACAGTTTTTTTGCCTTCGCCGTTCCTGTCTGATGAACAGCGCGTATTGCCTGAGCCTGAATGGGAGCGGCTCGATCTTTATTATCGTTTGCGTGAAAAGTATCTTGGCGAACCTAAGCCGGATAACTTTATGCCTACTGACTAG
- a CDS encoding DUF1826 domain-containing protein has product MDRTRLGARAKGLPDEEPGLVLDNTAIGRKPPYAVGLMKGSKWEGNEERGAVHRSPKPAQEEPRRLLLTPDML; this is encoded by the coding sequence ATAGACCGGACTCGGCTTGGAGCCCGCGCGAAGGGCTTGCCCGATGAAGAGCCGGGTCTCGTTCTGGATAACACGGCGATCGGCAGGAAGCCGCCCTATGCCGTTGGACTAATGAAAGGCAGCAAGTGGGAAGGAAATGAAGAGCGTGGCGCAGTCCATCGTTCGCCGAAACCCGCACAAGAAGAGCCGCGCCGCTTGTTGTTGACGCCGGACATGCTTTGA
- a CDS encoding DUF1826 domain-containing protein encodes MNALTHIIQQDAATPAAVTSNDLGDLSRIFKDDVNLCLIHRQLETQILSFAAELLRCAEEIEIVEAIDFERYKFDTLLPDYKDLPDHTAWWHDVRPAYLGILRAVRYRAGRAASQDAGQGHVSALPCRSCALTAGLHLRRRRHRMAA; translated from the coding sequence ATGAACGCGCTCACTCACATAATCCAGCAGGACGCAGCAACGCCTGCTGCCGTGACTTCGAATGACCTTGGCGATCTTTCGCGCATTTTTAAAGATGATGTCAATTTATGCCTCATTCATCGGCAACTCGAAACGCAGATTCTGTCATTTGCAGCCGAGCTGCTGCGTTGCGCCGAAGAAATCGAAATCGTCGAAGCGATTGATTTCGAACGCTACAAATTCGATACGCTTTTGCCGGATTATAAGGATTTACCCGACCATACGGCGTGGTGGCATGATGTCCGCCCGGCTTACCTGGGCATATTGCGAGCTGTTCGGTATCGAGCGGGCAGGGCTGCGTCTCAGGATGCTGGACAAGGCCATGTGTCCGCGCTTCCATGTCGATCATGCGCCTTGACGGCTGGTCTGCACTTACGGCGGCGTCGGCACCGAATGGCTGCCTGA
- a CDS encoding TonB-dependent receptor — translation MLRPSFFASLCLSLCLPFGTETALADVNDANEMDTLDIVQVEAPALNEVVLANGQPQTTLSGDNLKKKIADSLGSTLEQEAGMNNASFGPGVGQPIVRGQGGPRVQVLQDSLSILDASQFSGDHANAIEPVLAERIEVLRGPATLLYGGTAIGGAVNIIDNRVPMKMPDKPITGTLASRYITMSNETSNVLKLDAGKDKLALHLDGFYRRNANQTIPGYAIDQSAYQQTTGNLPDVNTYGYVGNTSGNAIGGTAGVSYIDDWGYAGLSYNNRNDYYGIPPRGGAGDPQVNIFQTMSRYTWKNEINTPFELAKKLSLRIAYNDYTHVELDANQLNTTFTNQGFDSRLEMEHQPLGPFTGTWGLQTQNNRFNVLSAPGTLPAGAPVISPYSNIQNYALFGIEKFDTGPVSYEAGLRVEGTSINAQNNPIRTYIPFSASASALWQVNDEHHVRLAASRSQRAPQIQELYFNGYHDASGSVELGSSNLNMETSYNLDLGYQFKSDWAKADITLFQDWFNNYIYRYNTGVYANTNVYPYNQPCDPNDPTCAAAPVYQYNQQNATFMGFEANLTLPVVKSQYGNVDLDLFSDFTRGRFVAGGNVPRMPPLRYGAQLGYSKDEYNMNLRLTRANAQNLAGEYDTATPGYLLLNFNAQYKVANVGGFEFMVFAKGNNLLNQTIRNSVSFLRVWAPQPGLGGELGVQISY, via the coding sequence ATGTTACGCCCCTCGTTTTTCGCAAGCCTTTGTCTGAGCCTATGCCTGCCTTTCGGCACCGAAACAGCGCTGGCCGACGTCAATGACGCCAATGAAATGGATACACTGGATATCGTTCAGGTCGAAGCGCCTGCGCTCAATGAGGTAGTTCTGGCTAACGGACAGCCGCAGACGACGCTATCCGGCGATAATCTCAAGAAAAAAATCGCGGACTCTCTGGGATCGACGCTGGAACAGGAAGCCGGGATGAACAACGCGTCCTTCGGTCCCGGCGTCGGCCAGCCCATCGTGCGCGGCCAGGGCGGGCCGCGCGTACAGGTCCTGCAGGACAGCCTGAGCATCCTGGATGCATCGCAATTCAGCGGCGATCACGCCAACGCGATAGAACCGGTGCTGGCGGAACGCATCGAAGTGCTGCGCGGCCCGGCGACGCTGTTGTACGGTGGAACCGCGATCGGCGGCGCGGTCAATATTATCGACAATCGCGTGCCAATGAAAATGCCGGATAAACCGATTACCGGCACGCTGGCGTCGCGTTACATTACGATGAGCAATGAAACTTCCAACGTATTGAAGCTGGACGCTGGCAAGGACAAGTTAGCCCTCCATCTGGACGGATTTTATCGCCGGAACGCCAATCAGACCATCCCCGGCTATGCCATCGACCAGAGCGCCTATCAGCAAACGACCGGCAATCTCCCGGATGTCAACACCTACGGCTATGTCGGGAATACATCGGGCAATGCGATAGGCGGAACCGCAGGCGTCTCTTACATTGATGACTGGGGCTATGCCGGGTTGTCCTATAACAACCGCAACGACTATTACGGTATTCCCCCGAGAGGAGGCGCGGGCGATCCGCAGGTGAATATCTTCCAGACCATGAGCCGTTATACCTGGAAAAACGAAATAAACACCCCTTTTGAACTGGCGAAGAAGCTGAGCTTACGCATCGCGTATAATGACTATACGCATGTCGAGCTGGATGCAAATCAACTCAACACCACGTTCACCAATCAGGGGTTCGACAGCCGTCTGGAGATGGAACACCAGCCGCTGGGGCCGTTCACCGGCACCTGGGGGCTGCAAACCCAGAACAACCGCTTTAACGTATTGAGCGCGCCCGGCACCCTTCCTGCCGGTGCTCCAGTCATCTCCCCTTATTCCAATATCCAGAACTACGCGCTGTTCGGCATCGAAAAATTCGATACCGGCCCGGTCAGCTATGAAGCGGGGCTGCGTGTCGAAGGCACGTCTATCAACGCACAGAACAATCCGATACGCACCTATATTCCTTTCAGCGCATCGGCTTCGGCGCTGTGGCAGGTCAATGACGAACACCACGTGCGCCTTGCCGCCAGCCGTTCGCAGCGCGCGCCGCAAATCCAGGAGCTATATTTCAACGGTTACCATGACGCGAGCGGCAGCGTCGAACTCGGAAGCAGCAATCTGAACATGGAAACCAGCTACAATCTGGACTTGGGCTACCAATTCAAATCGGATTGGGCGAAGGCGGACATCACCCTGTTCCAGGACTGGTTCAACAACTACATTTACCGTTATAACACCGGCGTTTATGCCAATACGAATGTCTACCCGTATAACCAGCCTTGCGACCCCAACGACCCGACCTGCGCGGCGGCGCCTGTTTACCAATACAATCAGCAGAATGCGACATTCATGGGTTTCGAAGCCAATCTGACCTTGCCCGTGGTCAAATCTCAATACGGCAATGTCGACCTGGATCTGTTCAGCGACTTTACCCGCGGGCGGTTTGTCGCCGGAGGCAACGTGCCGCGCATGCCGCCGCTTCGTTATGGCGCGCAGTTGGGGTATAGCAAGGACGAATATAACATGAACCTGCGCCTGACCCGCGCCAACGCGCAGAATCTGGCCGGAGAGTACGATACCGCGACACCGGGTTACCTTCTGCTCAATTTCAACGCGCAGTACAAGGTTGCAAATGTCGGAGGATTCGAGTTCATGGTGTTTGCGAAGGGCAACAACCTGCTGAACCAAACTATCCGAAACTCGGTTTCCTTCCTGCGCGTCTGGGCACCGCAGCCGGGGCTTGGCGGAGAGCTAGGCGTGCAGATAAGTTACTAA
- a CDS encoding beta-class carbonic anhydrase, which translates to MSKILEEVLNANACYVADFGDKASLALPPARHFAILTCMDARLDPAKYAGLVEGDAHVIRNAGGRASDDAIRSLVISYKLLGTREWFVIHHTDCGMELFTNEIMSDLLSSSLKTASIDESGWHDCGEGSGCSDGKYINWLTIRKQEESVLEDVKRIRNHSLVPREIPIYGYIYDVKTGCLVEVPAATAAGAVA; encoded by the coding sequence ATGAGCAAGATACTTGAAGAAGTTTTAAATGCCAATGCCTGTTACGTTGCCGACTTTGGCGATAAGGCGTCCCTGGCGTTGCCGCCTGCCCGACATTTTGCGATTTTGACCTGCATGGATGCGCGGCTGGACCCCGCGAAATACGCGGGTTTGGTCGAAGGCGATGCGCATGTAATTCGTAATGCCGGCGGTCGCGCCAGTGATGACGCGATACGTTCGCTGGTGATTTCATACAAGCTGCTGGGTACGCGCGAGTGGTTTGTGATTCATCATACCGATTGCGGCATGGAGCTTTTTACCAATGAGATCATGAGCGATCTTTTGTCCAGCAGCCTTAAAACCGCGTCTATAGATGAAAGCGGCTGGCACGATTGCGGTGAAGGGTCTGGCTGTAGCGACGGGAAATACATCAACTGGCTCACAATCAGAAAGCAGGAAGAAAGTGTGCTGGAAGACGTCAAGCGTATCCGCAACCACTCATTGGTGCCCAGGGAAATCCCCATTTACGGTTACATCTATGATGTAAAAACAGGCTGCCTGGTCGAGGTGCCGGCGGCCACTGCGGCGGGCGCAGTAGCCTAA
- the tkt gene encoding transketolase, producing the protein MPTRRELANAIRALSMDAVQKANSGHPGAPMGMADIAEVLWNDYLRHNPSNPKWPDRDRFILSNGHGSMLLYSLLHLTGYQLPIEEIANFRQLHSKTPGHPEYGYAPGVETTTGPLGQGITNAVGFALAERTLAGQFNRPGHAIVDHHTYVFLGDGCLMEGISHEACSLAGSMKLGKLIAFYDDNNISIDGEVRGHGNTPGWFMDDTPKRFEAYGWHVVRNVDGHDSAAVAKAIEEARASDKPSLICCKTIIGWGSPNKQGKEECHGAALGADEVALVRKTIGWNYPAFEIPKDIYEGWDAKEIGAKNEAEWNDRFENYRSEHPELAAEFERRISGDLPADWAQKSAEYIAAVNAKGETIASRKASQNALNGFGPLLPELLGGSADLAGSNLTIWSGCKDVNAEGHNGNYVYYGVREFGMSAIMNGAALHGGFKPYGATFLMFSEYARNALRMAALMKVPSIFVYTHDSIGLGEDGPTHQPVEQTATLRLIPNMQVWRPGDAVESAVAWQAAIERKDGPSVLIFSRQNLAHNARSDAQIANIRRGGYILKDSDGAPEVILIATGSEVELAVKSAEALTAKGRKVRVVSIPSTNVFDAQDQAYRDSVLPPGVSKRVVIEAGVTDGWWKYAGTAGRIVGLDRFGESAPAPLLFKEFGFTVENVVAQVEAL; encoded by the coding sequence ATGCCGACCCGTCGAGAATTAGCGAATGCCATACGTGCCCTGAGCATGGATGCCGTCCAGAAAGCAAACTCAGGCCATCCTGGGGCGCCGATGGGCATGGCGGATATTGCGGAAGTGTTGTGGAACGACTACCTGCGTCACAACCCAAGCAACCCCAAATGGCCGGATCGAGACCGCTTTATCCTGTCCAACGGACATGGCTCCATGCTGTTGTATTCCTTGCTCCATCTGACCGGATATCAGCTGCCGATCGAAGAAATCGCCAACTTCCGCCAGCTGCACTCGAAGACGCCGGGACACCCCGAGTACGGTTATGCGCCGGGCGTGGAAACCACCACCGGTCCGCTGGGACAAGGCATCACCAACGCCGTCGGTTTCGCACTGGCGGAGCGCACCCTGGCAGGGCAGTTCAACCGTCCCGGTCACGCCATCGTCGATCATCACACCTATGTATTTCTGGGTGACGGCTGTTTGATGGAGGGTATCTCCCATGAAGCTTGCTCGCTTGCCGGTTCGATGAAGCTGGGCAAGCTCATCGCCTTCTATGACGACAACAACATCTCCATTGATGGTGAAGTGCGCGGACACGGCAATACTCCCGGCTGGTTCATGGACGACACTCCCAAGCGCTTCGAAGCTTACGGTTGGCATGTGGTGCGTAATGTCGATGGCCACGATAGCGCGGCAGTAGCGAAAGCCATCGAAGAGGCGCGCGCCAGCGACAAGCCCAGCCTGATTTGCTGCAAAACCATTATCGGCTGGGGTTCGCCGAACAAACAGGGTAAGGAAGAATGTCACGGAGCGGCGCTGGGCGCGGATGAAGTCGCGCTGGTCCGCAAGACCATAGGCTGGAATTACCCGGCGTTTGAGATTCCGAAAGATATCTATGAAGGCTGGGACGCCAAGGAAATCGGCGCTAAAAACGAGGCCGAATGGAATGACCGCTTTGAAAACTATCGCAGCGAACACCCTGAGCTGGCCGCAGAATTCGAGCGCCGCATTTCAGGCGATCTTCCGGCTGATTGGGCGCAAAAGTCGGCTGAATACATCGCCGCGGTTAATGCCAAGGGCGAAACCATTGCCAGCCGCAAAGCTTCGCAGAACGCACTGAACGGTTTCGGCCCGCTGCTGCCGGAACTGCTGGGCGGCTCAGCCGATCTGGCCGGTTCCAATCTGACGATCTGGTCGGGCTGCAAGGACGTCAACGCGGAAGGCCATAACGGTAATTACGTTTACTACGGTGTGCGTGAATTCGGCATGTCCGCCATCATGAACGGCGCGGCGCTGCACGGCGGCTTCAAGCCTTACGGCGCTACTTTCCTGATGTTCTCCGAATATGCGCGTAATGCGCTGCGCATGGCGGCGCTGATGAAAGTACCGAGCATTTTCGTTTACACTCATGACTCCATCGGTCTGGGTGAAGACGGCCCTACCCACCAGCCGGTGGAACAAACCGCCACGCTGCGCTTGATTCCGAATATGCAGGTATGGCGTCCGGGCGACGCAGTCGAATCCGCGGTTGCCTGGCAGGCGGCGATCGAGCGCAAGGATGGTCCGTCCGTACTGATTTTCTCACGTCAAAACCTGGCGCATAATGCGCGTAGCGATGCGCAGATTGCGAACATCAGACGTGGCGGTTACATCCTGAAGGATAGCGACGGCGCGCCTGAAGTTATCCTGATCGCGACAGGTTCGGAAGTCGAGCTGGCGGTTAAGTCGGCGGAAGCGCTCACTGCAAAGGGGCGCAAAGTCCGTGTAGTTTCGATTCCTTCGACCAACGTGTTCGATGCGCAGGATCAGGCTTATCGCGACAGCGTATTGCCGCCCGGCGTCAGCAAGCGCGTAGTCATTGAAGCGGGCGTTACCGACGGCTGGTGGAAATACGCCGGCACCGCCGGTCGCATCGTCGGTCTGGACCGTTTCGGCGAGTCCGCGCCCGCGCCGCTGCTGTTCAAGGAATTCGGCTTTACCGTCGAAAACGTCGTTGCCCAAGTGGAAGCGCTGTAA
- a CDS encoding enoyl-ACP reductase FabI — protein MGFLQGKRVLIVGVASNRSIAYGIAAAMHREGAELAFTYQGDKLKERVEKLAAECCGTAQRVLPCDVASDEQIETVFTELGKEWDGLDSIVHSVAYAPREALDGSYVDSVTRENFAIAHDISSYSFTALAKAGRNMMAGRNGSLLTLSYLGAERVIPNYNVMGVAKASLEANVRYMAVSLGPEGTRVNAVSAGPIRTLAASGINNFRDMLSKAEHAAPLRKNVSIDEVGNAAAFLCSDLASGITGEIVYVDAGYNIVGLASV, from the coding sequence ATGGGTTTTTTGCAAGGCAAACGAGTTTTGATTGTAGGCGTGGCCAGCAACCGCTCCATCGCATACGGTATTGCGGCGGCGATGCATCGCGAGGGAGCCGAGCTTGCATTTACCTATCAGGGTGACAAGCTGAAAGAGCGCGTCGAAAAGCTCGCCGCCGAATGCTGCGGTACCGCGCAGCGCGTATTGCCTTGCGATGTCGCCAGCGATGAGCAGATCGAAACGGTTTTCACCGAATTGGGCAAAGAGTGGGATGGTCTGGACAGCATCGTGCATTCGGTCGCCTACGCGCCGCGCGAGGCGCTGGACGGCTCTTATGTCGATTCGGTGACGCGCGAAAATTTTGCGATTGCGCATGATATCAGCTCCTACAGTTTTACCGCTCTGGCCAAGGCCGGCCGCAACATGATGGCCGGGCGCAACGGATCGCTGCTGACGCTGAGCTACCTGGGCGCGGAACGCGTTATACCCAACTACAACGTGATGGGGGTCGCCAAGGCCAGTCTCGAGGCGAATGTGCGCTACATGGCCGTTTCTCTCGGGCCTGAAGGTACGCGTGTGAATGCGGTTTCGGCGGGGCCGATACGCACGCTGGCGGCGTCGGGCATCAACAACTTTCGCGATATGCTGAGCAAGGCCGAGCATGCCGCGCCGTTGCGCAAAAACGTCAGCATTGACGAAGTCGGCAATGCCGCGGCTTTCCTGTGTTCGGATCTGGCGTCCGGCATAACCGGCGAAATCGTGTACGTCGACGCCGGCTACAATATCGTCGGATTGGCGAGCGTATAA
- a CDS encoding DUF5522 domain-containing protein, with protein sequence MQQLTKGVDFYHENGWVVYTAEYHLKRGYCCHSGCRHCPYGYDDSAQQKPDTPNGKTNDNGNL encoded by the coding sequence ATGCAGCAATTGACAAAAGGGGTTGATTTTTATCATGAGAACGGCTGGGTGGTTTATACAGCCGAATATCACTTGAAACGCGGCTATTGTTGCCATTCAGGTTGTCGTCATTGTCCTTACGGTTATGATGATAGCGCACAGCAAAAACCAGATACGCCTAATGGAAAAACAAATGACAACGGCAATCTGTGA
- a CDS encoding sulfite exporter TauE/SafE family protein has protein sequence MPSWLIIVAIGILGGLAAGFFGIGGGIVIVPALIYWAGFSHHMATGTTIAVMLPPIGLAAAFEYYRHGNVDVRAALILAVTMFLGAWVGAYFANQMAGPYLRLIFGVFVCGIGAYLVYGACNRLGWL, from the coding sequence ATGCCCTCATGGCTCATAATTGTAGCGATTGGCATACTAGGCGGCTTGGCAGCGGGCTTTTTTGGTATTGGCGGGGGAATCGTCATTGTACCGGCGCTGATTTATTGGGCCGGTTTCTCACACCACATGGCTACGGGAACCACCATTGCCGTGATGCTTCCCCCCATCGGTCTTGCCGCAGCATTCGAATATTACCGACACGGGAATGTAGATGTACGAGCCGCCCTCATTCTGGCCGTAACCATGTTCCTTGGCGCATGGGTTGGCGCCTACTTCGCCAACCAAATGGCAGGCCCGTACCTCCGCCTCATCTTTGGAGTCTTTGTTTGCGGTATTGGAGCGTATCTTGTTTATGGTGCTTGCAACCGTCTCGGTTGGCTCTGA
- a CDS encoding TonB-dependent receptor plug domain-containing protein, with amino-acid sequence MKVRLLSFSIVLTAMPLPTFAESDSSDALDPVVITATRSETRESSIANTITVITAEEIKARRLNAVVDVLRVVPGLDVMSYGGTGTQTSVFTRGANASQTLVLIDNIQMNDPGSADGAFDFANLQVDNIERIEILRGAASAMWGADAMGGVINIITKHGSGKTQFNGLAQGGNYDTWKVGGGVSGESQGLNYTLNASHFQNMGVSAAAQSMGNNEREAYQNTTVSARTGYQVTDDLDLDWTLRYNQAQVGLDNCGGSGYTGFSGNFVSCDNPYYFSNTNEVYTRGQGRLFLFDKKWEQRLGINYSLTDRQYYYTTPTLSPDWTSPSSYQGTAIKAEWLHIVHVLENDTVTAGFDGKFNTLVSQSGGSSNANGSMSNGGYYLQNQLDWLERLHTTVGGRLDDNSQFGRHMTWRFNQVIEVPELDNRIKANVGSAFKAPSLCELSLSCYGNPNLMPETSLNMDAGLEQYALDKKLKLGALYFNNQFNNLIQWNPNANGGRGQVANVSSAIARGLESFVEYKPFDDLSLRVNYTLDQTYGLTDPYTGVRTNSPLLLRPKNKGSFDLDYRFIPEASFHVNTLVVGSRSSFDTVGNVVQVPGYVLVNVSSNYDVNENIALFVRMDNLLNKRYQQVWGYGTLGFTGIGGVSVKF; translated from the coding sequence ATGAAAGTGCGACTGCTATCTTTTTCCATCGTCCTGACGGCGATGCCTCTCCCTACTTTTGCTGAAAGCGATTCCAGCGATGCCCTGGATCCGGTGGTGATTACCGCCACCCGTTCCGAAACCAGGGAATCCAGCATAGCCAATACCATTACCGTCATCACCGCTGAAGAAATCAAAGCCCGGCGACTGAATGCCGTTGTCGACGTGTTGCGCGTGGTACCGGGGCTTGATGTGATGAGCTATGGCGGCACGGGTACTCAAACCTCGGTGTTTACGCGTGGCGCAAACGCTAGTCAGACGCTGGTGCTGATAGACAATATCCAAATGAACGACCCCGGCAGTGCGGATGGCGCATTCGATTTTGCCAATCTTCAGGTGGACAACATCGAGCGCATAGAAATTTTACGCGGGGCCGCCAGTGCGATGTGGGGCGCGGATGCAATGGGCGGCGTCATCAACATCATTACCAAGCACGGTTCCGGTAAGACACAGTTTAACGGTTTAGCTCAAGGCGGAAATTACGATACCTGGAAAGTAGGCGGCGGCGTATCGGGTGAAAGCCAAGGGTTGAATTACACGCTGAATGCCAGCCATTTTCAGAATATGGGCGTTTCCGCTGCCGCGCAATCCATGGGCAACAACGAACGTGAAGCCTATCAGAATACGACCGTGTCCGCGCGCACCGGCTATCAGGTCACCGATGATTTGGATCTGGACTGGACGCTACGCTACAATCAGGCGCAAGTAGGATTGGATAATTGCGGCGGCTCCGGCTATACCGGCTTCAGCGGGAATTTTGTATCCTGCGATAATCCCTATTATTTCTCCAATACCAATGAAGTCTACACGCGCGGTCAGGGGCGGCTGTTTCTGTTCGATAAGAAATGGGAACAGCGTCTTGGTATCAACTATAGCCTGACCGACAGGCAATATTATTACACCACGCCTACACTGTCCCCCGATTGGACGTCTCCTTCTTCGTATCAGGGCACGGCTATCAAGGCCGAATGGTTGCATATCGTCCATGTGCTGGAGAATGACACGGTGACTGCGGGTTTCGATGGTAAATTCAATACGCTGGTTAGTCAGAGCGGCGGTTCCTCCAACGCCAACGGCTCGATGAGCAACGGCGGCTATTATCTGCAAAATCAGCTCGACTGGCTGGAACGTCTGCATACCACGGTGGGCGGGCGTCTGGATGATAATAGCCAGTTCGGACGTCACATGACCTGGCGTTTTAATCAGGTGATCGAGGTTCCCGAACTGGATAATCGCATCAAGGCCAATGTGGGAAGCGCTTTCAAAGCGCCGTCTCTATGCGAACTGAGCCTAAGCTGTTACGGCAACCCTAACTTAATGCCGGAAACCAGTCTCAACATGGATGCCGGGCTGGAACAGTATGCGCTGGATAAAAAACTGAAATTGGGCGCTTTGTATTTTAACAACCAGTTCAATAATCTGATCCAATGGAATCCCAACGCCAATGGGGGGCGAGGTCAGGTTGCCAACGTCAGCTCGGCGATTGCCAGAGGTCTGGAAAGCTTTGTGGAGTACAAGCCGTTCGACGACCTGTCATTGCGCGTCAACTATACCCTCGATCAGACTTACGGACTGACTGATCCCTATACCGGCGTGCGCACCAACTCGCCGTTATTACTGCGCCCCAAAAACAAGGGCAGCTTCGATCTCGATTATCGATTCATACCGGAGGCTTCCTTTCATGTAAATACACTGGTTGTGGGAAGCAGAAGCTCTTTTGACACCGTCGGCAATGTCGTGCAAGTACCCGGTTATGTGCTGGTCAATGTCTCCAGCAACTATGACGTGAACGAAAATATAGCCCTGTTCGTGCGCATGGATAACCTGTTGAACAAGCGTTACCAGCAGGTTTGGGGGTATGGCACGCTGGGGTTTACCGGCATAGGCGGGGTGTCTGTGAAGTTTTAA